Proteins encoded in a region of the Vicia villosa cultivar HV-30 ecotype Madison, WI linkage group LG5, Vvil1.0, whole genome shotgun sequence genome:
- the LOC131604350 gene encoding uncharacterized protein LOC131604350, whose amino-acid sequence MSVVVNVSPTKEFVVKRGLRQGDPLSPFLFVLVAEALARLVRKSIEIGEFENFVIKRSCGVDILQFADDTLLVGEGTWKHVKALKIVLRAFELVSGLGINFHKSKLIGINVSPLFLKAAAFYLSCKIEDSNLFFLGIPIGFNHRKESTWTSLLEKMKKRFAWWKNRFLNLEGRITLLKFILSSLNIFTMSFYKMPVKVVKEFNKIQSNLSWGSGGKEEHSLVDRRIVQGHKSLWFDVLNARYGDLCMHVTCGGDTYKLSSSSFWWRDILKVGFFPPSSNDPNVSYCCFKVGNGFNTPFWEASWLDNSILMKTSSKLFSASSLKKVLVAAMGGWCDGVWKWGDLGISDVGLGEPDFLAMYTGLQALLESFRGMNENKDSMVWSLDTEKGYTVSSSYLRYALMCIPFGPLNRCDEALELI is encoded by the exons ATGTCGGTAGTGGTTAATGTTAGTCCAACTAAGGAATTTGTCGTCAAGAGAGGATTAAGACAAGGTGACCCATtatcaccttttctttttgttttagtgGCGGAGGCTCTTGCTAGGTTGGTAAGAAAATCAATTGAAATTGGggaatttgaaaattttgttattaaaCGGAGTTGTGGTgttgatattcttcaatttgcggatgacactttgtTGGTTGGAGAAGGGACGTGGAAGCATGTAAAGGCGTTGAAGATtgttttgagagcttttgagcTAGTTTCGGGTCTTGGTATTAATTTCCACAAAAGCAAGTTGATTGGAATAAATGTTTCGCCTCTTTTTTTGAAAGCCGCCGCTTTCTATCTTTCTTGTAAAATAGAAGAtagtaatttattttttcttggAATTCCCATTGGATTCAATCATAGGAAGGAATCAACTTGGACTTCTCTcttggaaaaaatgaaaaaacgttTTGCATGGTGGAAGAATCGCTTTCTCAATCTTGAAGGTAGGATCACTCTTTTGAAGTTTATCTTGAGTTCTCTTAATATTTTTACTATGTCTTTCTACAAGATGCCGGTTAAAGTAGTAAAAGAATTTAACAAGATTCAAAGTAATTTATCATGGGGGAGTGGAGGAAAAGAGGAacattcattgg TGGATCGGAGGATTGTTCAAGGCCATAAGTCTTTATGGTTTGATGTTTTGAATGCCCGGTATGGAGATTTATGTATGCATGTTACATGTGGAGGAGATACTTAcaaactttcttcttcatctttttggTGGCGAGATATTCTAAAGGTTGGTTTTTTTCCTCCTTCTTCTAATGATCCAAATGTATCTTATTGTTGTTTTAAAGTTGGAAATGGTTTCAACACCCCGTTTTGGGAAGCAAGTTGGTTAGACAATTCTATTTTGATGAAAACTTCTTCGAAACTTTTTTCGGCTTcttctttgaaaaaagttttGGTGGCGGCTATGGGTGGTTGGTGTGATGGGGTTTGGAAGTGGGGTGATTTAGGCATCTCGGATGTCGGGTTGGGAGAGCCGGATTTTTTAGCTATGTACACGGGTTTGCAGGCTCTTTTAGAGTCTTTCAGGGGAATGAATGAGAATAAGGATTCCATGGTTTGGTCTCTTGATACGGAGAAGGGTTATACGGTTTCTTCGTCCTACTTGAGGTATGCTTTAATGTGTATCCCTTTTGGTCCTCTAAATAGGTGTGATGAGGCTTTGGAATTGATTTAG